The Rhodopseudomonas palustris genome window below encodes:
- a CDS encoding DUF2474 domain-containing protein gives MSNFEPSGPLSRRLLWFAALWLGGVGAVVLVSMILRLWIAPG, from the coding sequence ATGTCCAATTTTGAACCTTCCGGCCCGCTGTCGCGACGGTTGCTATGGTTCGCAGCGCTCTGGCTCGGCGGCGTCGGCGCGGTCGTGCTGGTGTCGATGATCCTGCGGTTGTGGATCGCGCCGGGCTGA
- the cydB gene encoding cytochrome d ubiquinol oxidase subunit II: MDYDLATIWAFIIAFAVFVYVVMDGFDLGLGILFPLFRQKRDRDVIMNSVAPVWDGNETWLVLGGGGLFAAFPLAYAVLMPALYTPIIAMLLGLVFRGVAFEFRWRSQRERNRWDMAFFGGSLIATMAQGVALGALLQGIAVEGRGYAGGWWDWLTPFSVLTGLALVTGYAMLGATWLVMKTTGELRDEAYRLSRWLLLAMLVAIIAVSAATPFLSYDYSERWFAWPNVLATAQVPLAVAIVTALLLRALAQRRDYQPFLLTLCLFALSYAGLGISIWPYVVPRSITIWQAAAPENSQLFMLVGVAILVPIILAYTAWAYWVFRGKVDPDSGYH; the protein is encoded by the coding sequence ATGGATTACGATCTCGCGACCATCTGGGCCTTCATCATCGCGTTCGCGGTGTTCGTCTACGTGGTGATGGACGGCTTCGACCTCGGCCTCGGCATCCTGTTTCCGCTGTTTCGGCAGAAGCGCGACCGCGACGTCATCATGAACAGCGTCGCCCCGGTATGGGACGGCAACGAGACCTGGCTGGTGCTCGGCGGCGGCGGCCTGTTCGCGGCGTTTCCGCTGGCCTATGCGGTGCTGATGCCGGCGCTGTACACGCCGATCATCGCGATGCTGCTCGGCCTGGTGTTTCGCGGCGTCGCGTTCGAATTCCGCTGGCGCAGCCAGCGCGAGCGCAATCGCTGGGACATGGCGTTTTTCGGCGGCTCGCTGATCGCCACCATGGCGCAGGGCGTCGCGCTCGGCGCGCTGCTGCAGGGCATCGCGGTGGAGGGCCGCGGCTATGCGGGCGGCTGGTGGGATTGGCTGACGCCGTTCAGCGTGCTGACCGGGCTGGCGCTGGTGACCGGCTATGCGATGCTCGGCGCCACCTGGCTGGTGATGAAGACGACCGGCGAGCTGCGCGACGAGGCCTATCGGCTGAGCCGCTGGCTGCTGCTCGCGATGCTGGTCGCGATCATCGCCGTCAGCGCCGCGACGCCGTTCCTGAGCTACGACTATTCGGAGCGATGGTTCGCCTGGCCGAACGTGCTCGCCACCGCGCAGGTGCCGCTCGCCGTCGCGATCGTCACCGCGCTGCTGCTGCGGGCGCTGGCGCAGCGCCGGGACTACCAGCCGTTCCTGCTGACGCTGTGCCTGTTCGCGCTGTCCTATGCCGGGCTCGGCATCAGCATCTGGCCCTATGTGGTGCCGCGCAGCATCACCATCTGGCAGGCGGCGGCGCCCGAGAACAGCCAGCTCTTCATGCTGGTCGGGGTCGCCATCCTGGTGCCGATCATCCTCGCCTACACCGCGTGGGCCTATTGGGTGTTTCGCGGCAAGGTCGACCCCGACAGCGGCTATCATTAG
- a CDS encoding amino acid ABC transporter substrate-binding protein, whose product MSFRKGLLIGLGVAAVVAAAAVTYERYDTKTLKRTIRRDAVLCGVNKGLPGFSTPDEKGNWTGFDVDFCRAVAAAIFDDPNKVKFVPLDANERFKELQSRKVDILSRNSTWSMSREAGYELYFPAVAYYDGEGFMVPASRKVDSALELDGSKVCVQDGTTTRLNLADYFRANNMKYQEVKFGKLDEVVAAYNSGQCDTFTADASQLYALRQTLPKPGDHVILPDLISKEPLAPVVRQRDDEWMMIVKWSLYAMINAEELGVTSANIDEALKSKKPDVMRLVGTEGAYGEELGLGKDWAARIIRHVGNYGEVYDRNVGKLGIPRGLNQLWSAGGIQYAPPIR is encoded by the coding sequence ATGTCATTTCGCAAGGGCCTGCTGATCGGCCTCGGCGTCGCCGCCGTGGTCGCCGCCGCCGCCGTCACCTATGAGCGCTACGACACCAAGACGCTGAAGCGCACGATCCGGCGCGACGCCGTGCTGTGCGGCGTCAACAAGGGCCTGCCGGGCTTCTCGACGCCGGACGAAAAAGGCAACTGGACCGGCTTCGACGTCGATTTCTGCCGCGCGGTGGCGGCGGCGATCTTCGACGATCCGAACAAGGTGAAGTTCGTCCCGCTCGACGCCAACGAACGCTTCAAGGAACTGCAGAGCCGCAAGGTCGACATCCTGTCGCGCAACTCGACCTGGAGCATGTCGCGCGAGGCCGGCTACGAACTGTACTTCCCGGCGGTCGCCTATTACGACGGCGAAGGCTTCATGGTGCCCGCCTCGCGCAAGGTGGACAGCGCGCTGGAGCTCGACGGCAGCAAGGTCTGCGTCCAGGACGGCACCACGACGCGGCTCAACCTCGCCGACTATTTCCGCGCCAACAACATGAAGTATCAGGAGGTCAAGTTCGGCAAGCTCGACGAGGTGGTCGCCGCCTACAACAGCGGACAATGCGACACCTTCACGGCCGACGCCTCGCAGCTCTACGCGCTACGCCAGACGCTGCCGAAGCCGGGCGACCACGTCATCCTGCCGGATCTGATCTCCAAGGAGCCGCTCGCGCCGGTGGTCCGCCAGCGTGACGACGAATGGATGATGATCGTGAAATGGTCGCTGTACGCGATGATCAACGCCGAGGAGCTCGGCGTCACCTCGGCGAACATCGACGAGGCGCTGAAGTCGAAGAAGCCGGACGTGATGCGGCTGGTCGGCACCGAGGGCGCCTATGGCGAAGAGCTCGGCCTCGGCAAGGATTGGGCAGCGCGGATCATCCGCCACGTCGGCAATTACGGCGAGGTCTACGACCGCAACGTCGGCAAGCTCGGCATCCCGCGCGGCCTGAACCAGCTCTGGAGCGCCGGCGGCATCCAGTACGCGCCGCCGATCAGGTAG
- a CDS encoding L,D-transpeptidase has protein sequence MIGMSRLFGRLAFAASLLLFAAPGHAQQPDVGDEPGLIANDDYELPPELRKQMVFFRTSEPPGTIVVQTSERYLYLVQGNNRALRYGIGVGREGFQWQGLLKISRKAEWPDWVPPPEMIQRQPYLPRFMAGGPGNPLGARAMYLGSTIYRIHGTNRPDTIGTAISSGCFRLVNADVADLYERVPVGTKVVVRQKPSL, from the coding sequence ATGATCGGAATGTCACGTCTGTTCGGCCGGCTCGCATTCGCCGCGTCGCTGCTGCTGTTCGCCGCGCCCGGCCATGCGCAGCAACCGGACGTCGGCGACGAGCCCGGACTGATCGCCAATGACGACTACGAATTGCCGCCGGAACTGCGCAAGCAGATGGTGTTCTTCCGCACCAGCGAACCGCCGGGCACGATCGTGGTGCAGACCTCCGAGCGCTACCTCTATCTCGTGCAGGGCAACAATCGAGCGCTACGGTACGGAATCGGAGTGGGCCGCGAAGGCTTCCAGTGGCAGGGCCTGCTGAAGATCTCGCGCAAGGCGGAATGGCCGGATTGGGTGCCGCCGCCGGAAATGATCCAGCGCCAGCCCTATCTGCCGCGCTTCATGGCGGGCGGGCCGGGCAATCCGCTCGGCGCCCGCGCGATGTATCTCGGCTCGACCATCTATCGCATCCACGGCACCAACCGCCCCGACACGATCGGCACCGCGATTTCGTCCGGCTGCTTCCGGCTGGTCAACGCCGACGTCGCCGATCTCTACGAGCGCGTCCCGGTCGGCACCAAGGTCGTGGTGCGGCAGAAGCCCTCGCTATAG
- a CDS encoding acyl-CoA dehydrogenase translates to MALVLTEEQTMLRDSARGLIGDTAPVAHFRKLRDERDAAGFSRDLWKSFAEMGFAGLLVPEEFGGSGLGCVEAGVVMEEIGRNLTPSPFLATAVLAASAIARGGSDAQKKAYLPKIADGSLIAALAVDEGAKHRPSKIALTATRAGNGFKLKGAKALVVDGHVADLLIVAARSAGQPGDADGLTLFLVDPKAKGVSIEHTIMVDAHNAARISFDEVEVNADQVLGEVDRGAALLDTVLNIGRAAVAAEMLGVADEAFGRTVAYLKERKQFGKRIGEFQALQHRAAHLYTEIEIVRAAVLKALQAVDTDAEHAGFAVSVAKAKAGTVTTLAVQEGVQMHGGMGMTDQFDVGLFMKRARVLQELFGDANYHAEALAEWKKY, encoded by the coding sequence ATGGCTCTCGTCCTCACCGAAGAACAAACTATGCTGCGCGATTCGGCGCGCGGGCTGATCGGCGACACTGCGCCGGTCGCGCACTTCCGCAAGCTGCGCGACGAGCGCGACGCCGCCGGCTTCTCCCGGGATCTCTGGAAGAGTTTTGCCGAAATGGGCTTCGCCGGCCTCTTGGTGCCGGAAGAATTCGGCGGCTCCGGGCTCGGCTGCGTCGAGGCCGGCGTGGTGATGGAGGAGATCGGCCGCAATCTGACGCCGTCGCCGTTTCTCGCGACCGCCGTGCTCGCGGCTTCGGCGATCGCCCGCGGCGGATCGGACGCGCAGAAGAAGGCTTACTTGCCGAAAATCGCCGACGGCTCGCTGATCGCGGCGCTGGCGGTCGATGAAGGCGCCAAGCACCGCCCGTCGAAGATCGCGCTGACCGCGACCCGCGCCGGCAACGGCTTCAAACTGAAAGGCGCCAAGGCGCTGGTGGTCGACGGCCACGTCGCCGACCTGTTGATCGTCGCCGCGCGCAGTGCCGGCCAGCCGGGCGACGCCGACGGGCTGACGCTGTTTCTGGTCGATCCCAAGGCGAAAGGCGTTTCGATCGAGCACACCATCATGGTCGACGCCCACAACGCGGCGCGGATCAGCTTCGACGAGGTTGAAGTGAATGCCGATCAGGTGCTCGGCGAGGTCGATCGCGGGGCGGCGCTGCTCGACACGGTGCTGAACATCGGTCGCGCCGCAGTCGCGGCCGAAATGCTCGGCGTCGCCGACGAGGCGTTCGGCCGCACCGTGGCCTATCTGAAGGAGCGCAAGCAGTTCGGCAAACGGATCGGCGAATTCCAGGCGCTGCAGCACCGCGCCGCGCATCTCTACACCGAGATCGAGATCGTCCGCGCCGCGGTGCTGAAGGCACTGCAGGCGGTCGATACGGACGCCGAACACGCGGGCTTCGCGGTCTCGGTCGCCAAGGCCAAGGCCGGCACGGTGACGACGCTCGCGGTGCAGGAGGGCGTGCAGATGCATGGCGGCATGGGCATGACCGATCAGTTCGACGTCGGCCTGTTCATGAAGCGCGCGCGCGTCCTGCAGGAGCTTTTCGGCGACGCCAACTACCACGCCGAAGCGCTGGCGGAGTGGAAGAAGTATTGA
- a CDS encoding acyl-CoA dehydrogenase family protein: protein MSDAASPDLDQFRSDTRAWLEANCPAEMRTPMQGDEDNFWGGRNAKFASDAQKVWFERMRDKGWTVPDWPTQYGGGGLDPAQAKVLREEMAAIGARSPLSSFGIWMLGPALLKYGNEAQKAEHLPQIARGEIRWCQGYSEPNAGSDLASLQTRAVPDGDDFIINGSKIWTSYANYADWIFCLVRTDASAKKHDGISFILFDMTSPGVTTKPILLISGKSPFCETFFDNVRVPQSHVVGTVNRGWDVAKYLLQHERAMISGMGGRDGGRPLGQVAADSLGTDDRGKLDDPILRGQIASFDIDEAALACAAERAVDLAKAGQLHPAFSSAMKYYGTELNKRRHEILMSAGGIDALEWESERSNDGARARAWLRTKANSIEGGTSEVMLGIVAKRILDLPGA, encoded by the coding sequence ATGTCAGACGCCGCCTCCCCCGATCTCGACCAATTCCGCAGCGACACCCGCGCCTGGCTCGAAGCCAATTGCCCGGCCGAGATGCGCACGCCGATGCAGGGCGACGAGGACAATTTCTGGGGCGGCCGCAACGCCAAATTCGCCTCCGACGCGCAAAAGGTCTGGTTCGAGCGGATGCGCGACAAGGGGTGGACCGTGCCGGACTGGCCGACGCAATATGGCGGCGGCGGTCTCGATCCCGCGCAAGCCAAGGTGCTGCGCGAAGAAATGGCCGCGATCGGCGCGCGCTCGCCGCTGTCGTCGTTCGGCATCTGGATGCTCGGGCCGGCCTTGCTGAAATACGGCAACGAGGCGCAGAAGGCCGAGCACCTGCCGCAAATTGCGCGCGGCGAAATCCGGTGGTGTCAGGGCTATTCCGAGCCGAATGCCGGCTCCGACCTCGCCTCGCTGCAGACCCGCGCCGTGCCCGACGGCGACGACTTCATCATCAACGGCTCGAAGATCTGGACCAGCTACGCCAACTACGCCGACTGGATTTTCTGCCTGGTGCGGACCGATGCCAGCGCCAAGAAGCACGACGGCATCAGCTTCATCCTGTTCGACATGACGTCGCCCGGCGTGACCACCAAGCCGATCCTCTTGATCTCCGGCAAGTCGCCGTTCTGCGAGACCTTCTTCGACAACGTCCGGGTGCCGCAATCGCACGTGGTCGGCACCGTCAACCGCGGCTGGGACGTGGCGAAATATCTGCTGCAGCACGAGCGCGCGATGATCTCCGGCATGGGCGGGCGCGACGGCGGCCGGCCGCTCGGCCAGGTCGCAGCCGATTCGCTCGGCACCGACGACCGGGGCAAGCTCGACGATCCGATCCTGCGCGGCCAGATCGCTTCGTTCGATATCGACGAGGCGGCGCTCGCCTGCGCGGCGGAGCGCGCGGTCGATCTGGCCAAGGCCGGCCAGCTGCATCCGGCGTTTTCCTCGGCGATGAAGTACTACGGCACCGAGCTGAACAAGCGCCGCCACGAGATCCTGATGTCGGCGGGCGGCATCGACGCGCTGGAATGGGAGAGCGAGCGCTCGAACGACGGCGCCCGCGCCCGCGCCTGGCTGCGCACCAAGGCCAACTCGATCGAAGGCGGCACCAGCGAAGTCATGCTCGGCATCGTCGCCAAGCGCATCCTCGATCTGCCGGGGGCTTAA